The following coding sequences lie in one Arachis hypogaea cultivar Tifrunner chromosome 4, arahy.Tifrunner.gnm2.J5K5, whole genome shotgun sequence genomic window:
- the LOC112795786 gene encoding uncharacterized protein yields MECNKEEAFRAKDIAIKKLESKDFPVAHKFALKAQKLYPDLENIGQLLAVCDVHCSAEQKLYGNEINWYKVLQIEMTADEVTIKKQYRKFALQLHPDKNKFSGAEAAFKLIGEAQRVLLDRVKRSDLDRKCRVAMNNATMPSRQQQKAHMNFKPTVQNTVKPNFMNTTTWQGQQSRQTSQQELNGGRPTFWTICSFCSVRYQYYREVMNRSLRCQQCNRVFFAYDVGSKGATPATNPSPQASGQQNNGFNHGASNVGVGSQGNVHANKFNTESRGKKRATSDVSRKPIGKRRKQESSESADSVSSDSEDDVVVEDNGFTDLQKNTTSREKQPRRSTRQKHQASNKVNASASDSDNDDDDDESFQPSSRYKRNGSSNRAGEMNNQNGLASENEDNKEVRRKEGAGDSNIGEASADLVYPDPQFSDFDKDKKEENFKAEQVWAMYDTTDGMPRFYAMIKKVLSPRFKLQIRWFESDPDDEDEINWSNEELPIACGKYKLGKTEIYESREAFSHQILWEKTGRNTFKVYPRKGETWALFKDWDIKWYVDAESHQKYDFEFVEILSDFVEGEGVDVAHLAKLKGFVSLFCPIMKEGNCSSRIPSAQLFRFSHRVPSFRMTGQEGLGVPVGSFEFDPLSLPMNLEEEIDLPQDLKAKSCHSPSVGVSTRSSDAMKFKMKSDSDASPSKVNLERRNSALKNKASVDHIDDGVGPSDSVTTAVGIPDSQFFNFHAKKSPENFQIGQVWAFYRENDRMPRYYGVIMGVGTSPDLDVRVTWLTNYLPPKDAVKWEDEDMIISCGQFKTASGASSSIVCKNTHSFSHELHPVAIEGNGKNKKYTILPRKGEVWALYKKWSAKIRSSDLSNCEYDIVEVVDEDNSSGIKVLYLEKLSGFNSVFKGKTGGRSSATIPSKRFLMFSHQIPAFRLTEEHGDLASFLELDPAALPTHYFSSK; encoded by the coding sequence ATGGAATGCAATAAAGAAGAGGCCTTTAGGGCTAAGGATATTGCTATAAAGAAGTTGGAAAGCAAGGATTTTCCAGTGGCTCATAAATTTGCTCTTAAGGCTCAGAAGTTATACCCTGATCTGGAGAATATTGGTCAATTGCTTGCTGTTTGTGATGTACATTGCTCTGCAGAGCAAAAATTGTATGGTAATGAGATTAACTGGTATAAAGTTCTTCAGATTGAGATGACGGCTGATGAGGTAACAATTAAGAAGCAATACAGAAAGTTTGCTCTCCAACTTCATCCTGACAAGAACAAGTTTTCTGGTGCAGAAGCTGCATTCAAGCTGATTGGGGAAGCACAAAGAGTGCTTTTGGATAGAGTAAAACGATCTGACCTTGACAGAAAGTGCAGGGTTGCAATGAACAATGCTACTATGCCATCTCGCCAACAACAGAAAGCTCACATGAATTTTAAACCTACAGTGCAGAACACTGTCAAGCCGAATTTTATGAACACCACCACTTGGCAGGGGCAACAGTCTAGGCAAACATCTCAACAGGAGCTTAATGGTGGTCGCCCTACTTTTTGGACTATATGTTCCTTCTGTTCTGTTAGATATCAGTATTACAGGGAGGTTATGAATAGATCCCTTCGCTGTCAACAATGCAATAGGGTCTTTTTTGCATATGATGTTGGTAGTAAAGGTGCAACTCCAGCAACTAATCCAAGTCCGCAAGCTTCTGGCCAGCAGAATAATGGTTTCAATCATGGTGCTTCCAATGTAGGTGTTGGGTCTCAAGGTAATGTTCATGCTAACAAGTTCAATACAGAGTCTAGGGGGAAAAAACGTGCTACTTCAGATGTCTCGAGGAAGCCAATTGGAAAGAGAAGGAAGCAGGAGTCCAGTGAAAGTGCTGATTCGGTTAGCAGTGATTCAGAAGATGATGTGGTTGTTGAAGATAATGGTTTTACTGATTTACAAAAGAATACAACTTCTAGAGAAAAGCAACCACGTAGATCTACACGACAAAAACATCAGGCTTCAAACAAGGTGAATGCAAGTGCAAGTGACAGTGacaatgatgatgacgatgatgaatcATTTCAACCTTCAAGTAGGTATAAGAGGAATGGATCATCAAATCGTGCTGGTGAAATGAATAATCAGAATGGTTTAGCTTCGGAAAATGAGGATAACAAGGAGGTGAGGAGAAAGGAAGGTGCTGGAGATTCAAACATAGGTGAAGCATCAGCAGATCTTGTCTACCCTGATCCACAGTTTAGTGACTTCGACAAGGACAAGAAAGAGGAGAATTTTAAAGCTGAGCAGGTTTGGGCTATGTATGATACTACAGATGGCATGCCTAGATTCTACGCCATGATAAAAAAAGTTCTATCACCGAGATTCAAGTTGCAGATAAGATGGTTTGAGTCAGATCCAGATGACGAGGATGAAATCAATTGGTCAAATGAGGAATTGCCAATTGCGTGTGGGAAATATAAACTCGGTAAAACTGAAATTTATGAATCTCGTGAAGCATTCTCCCATCAGATTCTTTGGGAAAAGACTGGCCGCAACACTTTTAAAGTGTACCCTAGAAAGGGGGAAACTTGGGCTTTGTTTAAAGACTGGGATATTAAATGGTATGTGGATGCAGAGTCTCATCAGAAGTATGATTTTGAGTTTGTTGAAATCTTGTCGGATTTTGTTGAAGGTGAAGGAGTAGATGTTGCACACTTGGCTAAGTTGAAAGGTTTTGTGAGCCTCTTCTGTCCAATTATGAAGGAAGGTAATTGCTCGTCCCGAATACCATCGGCCCAGTTATTCAGATTTTCTCACAGGGTGCCTTCTTTTAGGATGACTGGTCAGGAAGGATTAGGTGTTCCTGTGGGATCTTTTGAATTTGATCCTTTATCCCTGCCTATGAATCTGGAAGAAGAGATTGATCTTCCGCAAGATTTAAAAGCAAAATCTTGTCACAGTCCTTCTGTTGGGGTGAGCACAAGGTCTTCAGATGCtatgaaattcaaaatgaaatctGACAGTGATGCATCTCCATCTAAGGTTAATTTGGAAAGAAGAAACTCAGCATTAAAGAACAAGGCTTCTGTTGATCATATTGATGATGGTGTTGGTCCTTCTGATTCAGTCACAACAGCTGTTGGAATACCCGATTCTCAGTTCTTCAATTTTCATGCCAAGAAGTCCCCTGAAAATTTTCAGATTGGCCAGGTTTGGGCATTTTACCGTGAAAATGATAGAATGCCGAGGTACTACGGTGTGATTATGGGTGTTGGGACTAGCCCCGATCTTGATGTGCGTGTTACTTGGCTTACTAATTACTTGCCACCAAAGGATGCCGTTAAGTGGGAAGACGAGGACATGATCATTTCCTGCGGGCAATTTAAAACGGCAAGTGGAGCTAGTAGTTCCATTGTCTGCAAAAACACCCATTCTTTTTCTCATGAGTTGCATCCTGTTGCTATCGAGGGTAATGGTAAGAATAAGAAGTATACTATTCTCCCGAGAAAAGGTGAAGTTTGGGCATTATATAAGAAATGGTCTGCTAAAATCAGAAGCTCAGATTTGTCAAACTGCGAGTACGACATAGTGGAAGTTGTTGATGAAGATAATAGCTCGGGGATAAAGGTTTTATATTTGGAGAAGCTAAGTGGTTTTAATTCAGTTTTTAAGGGCAAAACCGGTGGAAGATCATCTGCAACTATACCTTCCAAAAGATTTCTCATGTTCTCCCACCAAATCCCTGCTTTCAGATTAACAGAAGAGCATGGCGATTTGGCAAGTTTCCTTGAACTTGATCCTGCAGCTCTACCAACTCATTATTTTAGCTCTAAATGA